One Glycine max cultivar Williams 82 chromosome 8, Glycine_max_v4.0, whole genome shotgun sequence genomic window, CCCAACCTCACCATCATCGACACTCCCGGCCTCATCGCGCCGGCTCCGGGCCGGAAGAACCGTGCTCTGCAGGCGCAGGCGCGTGCCGTGGAGTCGCTGGTGCGGGAAAAGATGCAGCACAAGGAGTTCATCATCCTCTGCCTTGAAGATTGCAGCGACTGGAGCAACGCCACCACGAGGCGCGTCGTCATGCAGGTCGATCCCGAATTGGCCAGGACAGTCATCGTGTCCACCAAGCTGGACACCAGGATTCCTCAGTTTGCACGTCCTTCTGATGTTGAGGTCTTCCTCTCGCCGCCGCCGTCGACGCTCGACGGCTGCATTCTTGGTGATTCTCCGTTCTTCACGTCCGTGCCTTCTGGAAGAGTTGGGTGTGGAAGTGGTTATCTCCATAGCTCCAATGATGAGTTCAAACAGGTTAAGCCTATGCTCCTTTTcccttcatatatatatatatatatatatatatatatggtttctCTAGGATTTCTCATTTTCCCTTCAAgttgctttttattttgtttcgttttaatattttgggtgtCAAGTATGTGTGCATTATAATCAAGTGAATGAGCATAAGTGGTTAATGTGTGAAGTTAAGGTTGAATCGCCTGGGTACTGCTTGAGTTCAGTCCTTGACAGAAACAATTCTTATTCAGATTTTACTTCTCTCCCAGTCGAATTTCGGATTAGTCAGGGTCTCTTTTGTCCGATAAATCAGAGGGttaagacaaaagaaaaagtattgTGCATTATCTTCTTTTCTGCGAGTGTataccattttttcttttttttattacattattttacaTGCCTGTCCAATGGCTAAAAAAAATAGCGGATAATGTGGTAAAAGAGGTAACTAGTACATTTTTAGTATATCAGGTATCGTGAGGTGCCATTTTGGTCCCCATGTTTCAATTACAGTAATTTGGTTCCTCAAGTTTTCTCCCATTTACAATCAAGTCTCCCTGTCACGATTCCATGCAATTATACGAACAAAATTAGCTGACATGGCATGACAATGAGTAAATACAATGTATAAGCTAAGAAACACATAATATATGAATTACAATGACCTAGAGAGGTGGCTATGATATAACAACaatgaacaagaaaataaatttctttttccATCTTGAGCAAATTAATGACTTAAACATTGAATGAAATTGAGATAGAGGGACCTAATTGGTGCAATTGCAACCTAGAAGACTAAAATTGTACATCATGATACTTAAGGgactaaaaatgtaattaaaacaaataataaataaacagaaTAATGCCACTGCCTTAGACCTTagatttcattctttatttgtttgtaattccCTTGGAGGAATTCATAATTTATGAGTTAAGAAGTTTGGTGTATTGATACTTGAGAATTTCATTTCCTTGATCTATTTAGTTGTACTTATGGATGCAGGCGGTTTGCTTCAGAGAGATAGAAGATGTTGCATCTTTGGAGGAGAAGTTGGGCAGGGCATTGTCAAAGCAGGAAAGGAGTAGGATAGGCGTGAGCAAACTTAGGCTGTTTCTGGAAGAATTGCTACAAAAGAGGTTCATATACACTATagtttggttttatgtttgtctggtttttttttttttttttatattatatatggcCGAGCCCTTAATAATGATCCTGCTAGGTATATAAATAATGTACCATTGATCATTCCACTTCTCGAGAAGGAGTACCGGAGTGTGACAAGGAAATTAAGTGACATTAATCAAGAATTGAGGTATGTATTAAAGTTAAATACTATTTCTGTTGTACTTGATCTGCATAGTATAACTGTTATCTATCTTCCTTTCATCActtgttttattcttttttcacaTTATACACAGCACACTTGATGAAGCCAAACTGAAGGAGAAAGGAAGAGCCTTCCATGATATGTTCTTGACCAAGGTTTCTTAATATGCTTTCTATATATTATACTCTAATAGtcatacattcatttttatTGTCAGTATCTGTATCTGACCCTTCTTTATTGGGTAAATTTACTTTGTTGGTGGATATTAGAACTTCTACCAAGGGAAGGGGCATTTAATCTTGGGATGTTTAGCTTGTGGAGCAGAACTGTTTGTCTGTCTTATTCAATATGGAGTTGCATATGCatgcttttaattaattttttccagCTGTTTGAGTTCATACACAATGCATGAACCTTGAAGATGTACTCCTATATTTTCCTCCCTCACTTGCATATTTTCTATTATGCAGTTGTCATTGTTGCTTAAAGGGACAGTTGTTGCACCTCCTGATAAGTTTGGTAAATCTCCTATTTTTCACCTTAGCTCTTTTTTATGGATAAGCTATTCAACAGTAGATAATGCACAGTAATTGAAAAGCAAGCTTACCATATTTGGATATCCCCTTTCCCTTGGCAAATAAATTGcttgactttttatttattgtttttacagGTGAAACACTGCAAGACGAACGAATTAATGGAGGTGCATTTATTGGTGCTGATGGTGTTCAGTTCCCTCACAAGCTAATACCTGTAAGTTTTGGCCTACTCTTTACTGTACTTATGTGCTGCATTAGTTTTTCATTGCAGAGGACAGGATAACAAACTAACTACTCTTGATTTTACTATTTTCCTTTATTAAAAACACTCATAATtgccattttatttttcatttggaTGATGATTTCATTTATATAACCTATGGAGTTATGTCTGTTAATTACTacttttgtaagaattttatatttgtgcGTGGGTGAACATGTTCTCAGAATCTTGTTTAGCAAACATATGATGATACAGGCCCAAAGTCCACCACTAAGGTGCATGTTGGGAGAGTTAAAAGGAGCAATGCACCTTGGAGAGAGAATGGCTCAACTAACTGGCTAGTTGGCAGTAGATGGGAGGGAGTGTGGGGGGTAAATTTGTTACAGAATTGAGGTATAAGCAGGGTAGGGGAGGtagaaaagggggggggggggggggggggctggAATTTAGAATTGGGACCCAAGAGAGATTTGTCTTCTTGCTGCTACTGAAAACACTTTTATACACGGGATTCTGATTTCATTGGTCATGCCCGTATACATAAATAATACATACATTTCACAGTCCTATATTTTCAGTTTACTTTGTCTCTATAATCTGACAAGCCAGTCTATCCATGCATACAGAATGCAGGGATGCGTCTTTATGGTGGTGCACAATATCATCGGGCAATGGCTGAATTTCGTTTTTTGGTTGGAGGAATCAAGTGTCCCCCAATTACTCGGGAAGAAATTGTAAACGCATGTGGAGTTGAAGACATTCATGATGGAACAAACTACTCTAGGTAATTCTGTGTTTTACCTATTCATTCTTGTGTGTATTTTACCTATTCATTCTTGTATACTACTAATTgttaaatgttaaaataatttttattttgagtaaCCAGGACTGCTTGTGTAATTGCTGTTGCGAAGGCTCGTGACACATTTGAACCTTTTCTTCATCAGGTGATTAATGCTAAAAAATTAAGTATGACGTTCTGATGCAGCTTTTTTGCAACAACAAATTCATCAGTAGCATTGCTCATAACCTGGTTTAGCATGATAGggcaaaacatataaaaatagacCGACACTTCATTATGGAAAAGTTAGACAATGGCCTTATAGAGATAGCATATGTTCCTTCTGGATGTCAGTTGGCAGATGTTCTAACCAAGGGACTACCTGCAGAACAATTTTGAGATCATACTGGCAAGCTAGGAATGATAGATATTAGATATTCATTCACTAGCTTGAGGGAGAGTGTTGTTACATGTATACAATATGAAACATGTGCATCATTTCTTTTAGTActgatttaattagatttttttttgtaaccaTGATATTGGTACGAAGTTGTCCCCGCTGAAAGCAGTGACAAATCTTTGTCGGGGACCTTGAGAGCACACAAGATGGATATTCCCCTCCCAACATGATTTAATTAGATTGATTGGTCAAGGTTTCCTTATTTATAGTAATCAGGTTTGATTTGACACCAATAATTATAGCATAGTTTTTATGATCAAAGCTGTATATATAGTGATCCTTGTTGTACTCTTTGAATtatcagaaaaataaatattcactTTTCCTCATATTCCAAGTCTAACTAATTGATTAATTCTCTATTCTTGACACAGTTGGGGTCCAGACTGTTGTATATACTCAAGAGATTGCTTCCGATCtctgtttttcttcttcaggTATTCTCTTTGGATTTTTTgtaagatataaaatatttgaatcttAGCGTAACAGCTTCAGCTTTTAGGATACCTAGTTCTTGACATGATATCAAGAGTATCCACGAGCAAGTTTCCTAAAGTTTGATCCTTGCCGGCCCTATTATTCTAAATAAAAGTGCATTTTAGCACAAGGTAGGGGTGGGTCTGCTCATTATCAGTTATTCAATTTTGAAGGGCTCTTTCATGGGGTGTATATAGCTTATGCTTTTGAGATAGTCTGTTATTGACAATTTTTATGAATCAGTTGTTTATGCTTTTGCAATATCCTAAGAGTTTTGTGCAATTATTTGTTTGTCATTttcctaaatttattttatttatgtattttgtttgACAGAAAGATAGTGAATATCTAAGTGGCCATGAGGTGTTCCTCAGGCGTGTTGCCTCTGCCTTCAACAACTTTGCAGAATCTACTGAAAAATCATGCCGTGAAAAGTTAACCACCACTTGTCCCCATTTGCTACAAGTTTGTTTCCATATGGCAAATGAgtcttttaatgaaaaaaaaaaaaacaaaataaataatcatggGCTTAATTTGAGTATGAGGAATATGATGCATAATTTGGCTTTTAAAAGAGAACATCAAGTGTAATGTATGGAAGTCTTGCATTATATCATGATTTTGTGTTTTCCGCTTAATTTTTTTCACGCTTATTCTTTTTTGATATTAGGGTGCATTTTTTTCCCTTGATCTTAAAAAATGAACTTGATTTGTACCAAATGTGATGTGATAATATTGCCAAACTTAACTTTGCAACCACGAATCATATATGTTTCATCTTCGCATTCTCATCCATAATTTATCCCTTTTCATAATACATGTTAAATATTAGTATTGCAGCTTGTTAATTTGCTAGTTTCTAAATTCCATTTTTCCATGCTTCTTTGCTACAGATGTATGGAGGACTTGGTAAGCACCACAAGATATGTTTCATGGTCTCTCCACAATAAGGTATACTTGATTTAAGGGGCATTTACAGAGACATGCTCCCTACTTTGAATTTTAGCTAGGCTTGTATAATTATATCCACCACTTAAACTGTAAGAGCaaatgaataatatattatCTGCTAAGCTAAGTTTTCATGGctcattttatatttcattctaTTGTCACTGTCAACTTTGTAGAGTCGGGCTGGGTTACGTCAGTTCTTAGATTCATTTGGTGGAACAGAACATTCCAATGCTTGTAATAATCCTACAGCAACTGTTCTATCACAAACAAGTGCACATGAGAAAGAAGACACAAAGTCACAACCGGATGTAAAACTCAGCCATGTGGCCTCTGGCACTGATTCTAGTTCATCCATTCAGACAACAGAAACAAAGCTTGCTGATCTTCTAGATAGTACACTCTGGAATAGGCGGCTTGCACCTTCATCTGAAAGAATTGTTTATGGCTTGGTACAACAGATATTTCATGGCATTAGAGAATATTTCTTGGTTTCCACAGAATTAAAGGTCTctgatgtttcttttttgtggttggCCTATGAATTTCCTCCTGCCCTGcttttacatgtattttttttcattctttcaaattttatgtttgttgttCAGGTTGATTACAACTAACAACTACAAGATAATAATATGTCAAGACACTAACAATACATTAATTTGGGGCTATTgattattatgataaaaataaaataatttagactcaccgtttttttcttctatcttttatGCACTACTTATACCTAATATTTTGCAGTTCAATTGTTTCCTTTTGATGCCCATTGTGGACAAATTGCCTGCTCTTCTCCGGGAAGACCTAGAATCTGCTTTTCAAGATGACCTGGATAATGTTTTTGACATAACCAATCTGCAGCACTCATTTGGGCAGCAAAAGAGAGAGACAGAAATTGAACTGAAAAGGGTATTTCTTAATTCATATAACATGGTTTTCTCATGAACAATTTCCAGATATGCTAACTTTGTTGTCCATAATGTtaaactttttttggttttacagATCAAGAGGCTCAAAGAGAAATTTAGAATGATACATGAGCAGCTAATTCAAAATCAAACCATGTGAATATGTGAGCTGCTGGAACTGCTGagtataattttcaaatgaaaaaggCATGAGGTTTATAGAtttatgatttttcattttcctATATTCGTGCTTACATAATGGCTTATTGTAGAAGAAGGATGACTAGATGTTCATTATGAGGACTCTTTGCTGTAGTTAACTGAATATTTTTTCCTCAAAGTCTCAAGTCAGTTCCTGTGCTTGTAGAATAGATTGTGGGTTAGAATTTCTTATTATTGAATGTTACACATACAAATATCTGGTTTTCAagagtttcaagaataattttaagataTGCCTACAAGTTAACAGAAGCAAATTACATTGGATCAGCACATATTGAGTTGAATCAGTAATCATGGCATGTATGCTGTTGATTCTAGCCCTAAACTAGGTTGTGATTATGAAAGATTTGGACTGACCAATATGTCTGTTATCCACCTCAAAATGAATAGAACGTGGTATATAGGGGAGTGgttttctatatttatatatataaaaaaatcatggatAATAGAATCATAGAATGAGCAAGATTTGGGATTGCTTTCCCTGAGTAGAGATATCATTATCCAAAACAATGTGGTTCTTTAATATGCTTTGCTATTTACAACAATATCTATGAAGTCAACCCAGTGGCTTCAGTAGCTGAGACCACCTCATCAAAGCATGTAAGACTTCAATATTTTGATGAAGACACCATAGAACTTGAAGAGCCTGAATCATCTGCAAAGTTGTTTGGGCATTTTCTTATTGCTGTTGGATCTTCACAGTGAATGTCCGGAGGAAGCGGAGGAAGGCTGGTTTCTCCCAGAAGGAACTGGACAATCCGTCTCATACTAGGCCTGTAATCAGGATTGGGATGAGCACAAAACAACCCAAGACTAAGCACAAGCCGAGCTTCATCTTTGTCATACTCATCTAAACTGGGGTCAATAGCCCTGCTGATTTTCCCTTGGTGATGTAGTTCTCTAACCCAGTCTACCAATACCAGTTCCTCGGGATTTTTCTGTGGCTCTATTGGCTTCCTTCCACATGCTACCTCCAAAATGAGTATGCCGTACCCATATACATCTGTGCTTGTTCTTGCTTTCCCAGTCTTTGTGAGCTCAGGGGCCATGTACCCTAGTGTTCCCACAACATTCGTTGTCTGTGGATTAATTCCATGCTCGTAAGTCCTTGCAAGACCAAAATCGCCAAGCTTTGGTTGGAGATCTTCATCTATAAGGACATTGCTTGGCTTTACATCTCTGTGAACAACCTGCAGTTCACATTCTTCATGGAGATACAGCAGCCCTTGAGCAACACCAGTAATGATCGTGTATCTTTGATCCCAAGTTAGTAGTTTCTTCTTTTGATGTTCATTTTCAAACAGAAGCTTGTCTAGGCTCCCGTTTGGTACATAGTTGTAAACAATGAGGAGTTCATCCTTCTTCCTGCACCACCCATGTAACTGCACCAAATTTCTATGCTTTAGTTGTGCCATGCTTGTTATTTCTGAAACAAATTCTCTGATTCCCTGCCTTGAATCAGGAGCAACTCGCTTTACAGCTACTTCTAGTCCTGTGCTTGCGATTACTCCTCTGTAGACTTTACCAAATCCTCCATACCCAATAAGGTTGCTATCCCCAAACTTTCCTGTAGCTGAATGGAGCtcagaatatttaaatttatgggaGGCAAATTCAAGTTCCCAATCTTCTAATATCTCGTCCCCATTTCTTAATCTGCGCAGGACATGAAAAGCTCCTATAACTGTCAAG contains:
- the LOC100788365 gene encoding dynamin-like protein ARC5 is translated as MEKEEEEQREWRLYEGYNELHALAQDLHTPFDAPAVLVVGHQTDGKSALVEALMGFQFNHVGGGTKTRRPITLHMKYDPQCESPSCHLVSDSDPSLSHHKSLPQIQAYIEAENARLEQDTSQFSAKEIIIKVEYKYCPNLTIIDTPGLIAPAPGRKNRALQAQARAVESLVREKMQHKEFIILCLEDCSDWSNATTRRVVMQVDPELARTVIVSTKLDTRIPQFARPSDVEVFLSPPPSTLDGCILGDSPFFTSVPSGRVGCGSGYLHSSNDEFKQAVCFREIEDVASLEEKLGRALSKQERSRIGVSKLRLFLEELLQKRYINNVPLIIPLLEKEYRSVTRKLSDINQELSTLDEAKLKEKGRAFHDMFLTKLSLLLKGTVVAPPDKFGETLQDERINGGAFIGADGVQFPHKLIPNAGMRLYGGAQYHRAMAEFRFLVGGIKCPPITREEIVNACGVEDIHDGTNYSRTACVIAVAKARDTFEPFLHQLGSRLLYILKRLLPISVFLLQKDSEYLSGHEVFLRRVASAFNNFAESTEKSCREKCMEDLVSTTRYVSWSLHNKSRAGLRQFLDSFGGTEHSNACNNPTATVLSQTSAHEKEDTKSQPDVKLSHVASGTDSSSSIQTTETKLADLLDSTLWNRRLAPSSERIVYGLVQQIFHGIREYFLVSTELKFNCFLLMPIVDKLPALLREDLESAFQDDLDNVFDITNLQHSFGQQKRETEIELKRIKRLKEKFRMIHEQLIQNQTM
- the LOC100801966 gene encoding L-type lectin-domain containing receptor kinase S.4 — translated: MAMHAFGILLGVLYSLLSFVSSDINFVKYGFKQAGLKMDGASYVRPNGILTLINDSPKILGHAFYPSPLPFKSSKNKSIVATFSTTFVFSIVPKYPELGAQGFAFVLISTNKPKGCLMNQYLGLPNVTSSLEFSTRFLAIEFDGIQNLDLHDMNDNHVGIDISSLISNISRPVAYYLSDHSKNISFSLKSGKPIQAWVDYNEGEMLMNVTVSPFGMPKPYFPLISFPIDLSLVLNDYMYAGFSASNGLLVAEHNIHGWGFKIGEAGQELDKSAVPLIGSSTSTSSKVVHKKDFAVGITLTSATLFILTVIGAFHVLRRLRNGDEILEDWELEFASHKFKYSELHSATGKFGDSNLIGYGGFGKVYRGVIASTGLEVAVKRVAPDSRQGIREFVSEITSMAQLKHRNLVQLHGWCRKKDELLIVYNYVPNGSLDKLLFENEHQKKKLLTWDQRYTIITGVAQGLLYLHEECELQVVHRDVKPSNVLIDEDLQPKLGDFGLARTYEHGINPQTTNVVGTLGYMAPELTKTGKARTSTDVYGYGILILEVACGRKPIEPQKNPEELVLVDWVRELHHQGKISRAIDPSLDEYDKDEARLVLSLGLFCAHPNPDYRPSMRRIVQFLLGETSLPPLPPDIHCEDPTAIRKCPNNFADDSGSSSSMVSSSKY